The following are encoded together in the Chaetodon auriga isolate fChaAug3 chromosome 6, fChaAug3.hap1, whole genome shotgun sequence genome:
- the LOC143321905 gene encoding G-protein coupled receptor 22-like translates to MRIPPCLEQDATMSNVTVTDNTEPISRTMSPATPSPYAYPVSFQVSLTGFLMLEILLGLSSNLTVLALYCMKSNLISSVSNIVTMNLHVLDVLVCVCCIPLTIVVVLLSLEGDTALVCCFHEACVSFASVATAANVLAITLDRYDISVKPANRVLTMGRALALLAAIWVLSFVSFLVPFIEVGFFAQGHAELNQTVVENVIHSNQYYTELGLYYHLLAQIPIFFFTAVVMLITYSKILQALNIRIGTRFHASQKKKARRKKRPSMTAMTTQQEATDGSQSSGSRNPTLGMRTSVSVIIALRRAVKRHRERRERQKRVFRMSLLIVSTFLLCWTPITILNTVILSVGPSDLMVKLRLGFLVMAYGTTIFHPLLYAFTRQKFQKVLKSKMKKRVVSIIEADPTPNNAIIHNSWIDPKRNKKVTFEDKDARQKCLSSEDVE, encoded by the coding sequence ATGCGTATCCCTCCCTGCCTGGAACAAGACGCCACCATGAGCAACGTCACggtcactgacaacactgaacCCATCAGCCGCACCATGAGTCCGGCAACCCCCAGCCCGTACGCCTATCCTGTTAGTTTCCAGGTCTCCCTGACTGGCTTCCTCATGCTGGAAATTCTCCTGGGCCTGAGCTCTAATCTCACTGTTCTTGCCCTCTACTGTATGAAGTCGAACCTCATTAGTTCTGTTAGTAACATCGTCACTATGAACCTCCATGTGCTGGATgtgctggtttgtgtgtgctgcatcCCCCTCACCATTGTGGTGGTGTTGCTTTCCCTGGAGGGAGACACTGCTCTCGTATGCTGCTTCCATGAAGCCTGTGTCTCCTTCGCTAGTGTTGCCACTGCTGCTAATGTGCTTGCCATCACCCTTGATCGCTACGACATCTCAGTCAAACCTGCCAATCGAGTACTGACCATGGGTCGTGCCCTAGCACTGCTAGCTGCCATCTGGGTGCTATCTTTTGTTAGTTTCCTCGTACCCTTTATCGAGGTGGGCTTCTTTGCCCAGGGTCATGCTGAGCTGAACCAGACAGTGGTGGAGAACGTCATCCACAGTAACCAGTACTACACCGAACTTGGCCTCTATTACCACTTGCTTGCTCAAATTCCTATTTTCTTCTTTACTGCCGTTGTCATGCTCATCACCTACTCAAAGATCCTGCAGGCACTCAATATCCGCATTGGCACACGTTTTCACGcttcacagaagaagaaggctCGCAGGAAAAAGCGTCCATCCATGACGGCCATGACAACGCAACAAGAGGCCACGGATGGATCCCAGAGCAGTGGCAGCCGCAACCCCACACTGGGTATGCGtacgtctgtctctgtcatcatTGCCCTGCGCAGGGCTGTTAAGCGCCACAGAGAAAGGCGAGAGCGCCAAAAGAGGGTTTTCAGGATGTCCCTCCTTATTGTGTCTACCTTCCTGCTGTGCTGGACGCCCATCACAATACTCAACACAGTCATCCTGAGTGTAGGCCCTAGTGACCTAATGGTCAAGTTGAGACTGGGCTTCCTGGTCATGGCTTATGGGACCACTATATTTCACCCTCTACTCTATGCCTTCACTAGGCAGAAGTTCCAGAAAGTCTTGAAAAgcaagatgaagaagagggtgGTGTCGATCATCGAGGCAGATCCTACCCCTAATAATGCCATTATCCACAACTCTTGGATCGACccaaagagaaataaaaaggtGACATTTGAGGACAAAGATGCCCGACAGAAATGTCTGTCTTCTGAGGATGTGGAGTGA